The Streptomyces luteogriseus genome includes a window with the following:
- a CDS encoding AMP-binding protein has translation MTSPQVTLDPAGTEAPGNLAAQLAELAERRGWTGRTAFHQGHRAWTHGEVHDLAARAATVLAGHGVRPGDRVLLALPDSLAWVTAFLATARLGAVAVLVNPELPAADHAFLAEDTDAALCVTGPGLEARFAGRAGLGADQLMALAPAAGPAPAHQVDAHSPLYVQYTSGTTGRPKGVVHTHGDPRTYHDLVGRRVLRITAEDVTLSVSKLFFAYGFGNAFVFPLFSGSSAVLVDRRPGPAMIDELVARHRVTLLYSVPSAYAALVAERGHGHEGCFASVRAAVSAGEGLPEGLARQVTALLGAPVLEQIGSTEAGHAFCANGFAHNHPGTVGPPVPGFEVELRDRDGHPVPDGDEGEMWVRGPTVTPGYLDRPEETARTLVGGWLATRDRACREPDGTYRHLGRADDMEMVGGITVSPLEVEAVLRGHPAVREVVVAAVPDGRGASRLRAFVVPAPPVRDGLADELLGLARESLAAFKVPRSVSFVPSLPRTPTGKLRRHLVRKGAW, from the coding sequence ATGACCAGTCCGCAGGTCACGCTGGACCCGGCCGGGACCGAGGCGCCCGGCAATCTCGCGGCCCAGCTCGCGGAGCTCGCCGAGCGTCGCGGGTGGACCGGGCGGACCGCCTTCCACCAGGGACACCGCGCCTGGACCCACGGCGAGGTGCACGACCTCGCAGCCCGCGCGGCCACCGTGCTGGCCGGGCACGGGGTGCGCCCCGGCGACCGGGTGCTGCTGGCGCTGCCGGACTCCCTCGCCTGGGTCACGGCGTTCCTCGCCACCGCCCGCCTCGGTGCCGTCGCGGTCCTGGTCAACCCCGAACTGCCCGCCGCCGACCACGCGTTCCTGGCCGAGGACACCGACGCCGCGCTGTGTGTGACGGGGCCCGGCCTGGAGGCGCGGTTCGCCGGCCGGGCGGGGCTGGGTGCCGACCAGCTGATGGCCCTCGCCCCCGCCGCCGGGCCCGCCCCCGCCCACCAGGTCGACGCGCACAGCCCGCTCTACGTGCAGTACACGTCCGGCACCACCGGCCGCCCCAAGGGCGTCGTGCACACGCACGGCGATCCACGGACGTACCACGACCTGGTCGGGCGGCGGGTGCTGCGGATCACCGCCGAGGACGTCACCCTGTCGGTGTCGAAGCTGTTCTTCGCCTACGGGTTCGGCAACGCGTTCGTCTTCCCCCTGTTCTCCGGCTCGTCCGCCGTCCTGGTGGACCGGCGGCCCGGCCCGGCCATGATCGACGAACTCGTGGCCCGGCACCGGGTGACGCTGCTGTACTCCGTGCCGTCCGCGTATGCCGCGCTGGTCGCCGAGCGGGGGCACGGGCACGAGGGCTGCTTCGCCTCGGTGCGGGCCGCGGTGTCGGCCGGCGAGGGGCTGCCGGAAGGGCTGGCGCGGCAGGTGACCGCGCTGCTGGGCGCGCCGGTGCTGGAGCAGATCGGCTCCACCGAGGCCGGTCACGCGTTCTGCGCCAACGGCTTCGCCCACAACCACCCGGGCACCGTCGGCCCGCCCGTCCCCGGTTTCGAGGTGGAGCTGCGCGACCGTGACGGCCACCCCGTGCCGGACGGCGACGAGGGCGAGATGTGGGTGCGCGGGCCGACGGTGACGCCCGGCTACCTCGACCGGCCCGAGGAGACCGCCCGGACGCTCGTGGGCGGCTGGCTGGCCACGCGGGACCGGGCCTGCCGCGAACCGGACGGCACCTACCGGCATCTGGGCCGCGCCGACGACATGGAGATGGTCGGCGGCATCACCGTCTCCCCGCTGGAGGTGGAGGCCGTGCTGCGCGGCCATCCGGCGGTGCGGGAGGTGGTGGTCGCGGCCGTTCCCGACGGGCGCGGCGCGAGCCGGCTGCGGGCGTTCGTGGTCCCCGCCCCGCCCGTCCGGGACGGTCTGGCCGACGAGTTGCTCGGTCTGGCGCGGGAGAGCCTCGCCGCGTTCAAGGTCCCCCGCAGCGTCAGCTTCGTGCCGTCGCTGCCCCGCACCCCGACCGGGAAGCTCCGCCGCCATCTGGTCCGGAAGGGCGCCTGGTGA
- a CDS encoding glutathionylspermidine synthase family protein, which yields MERRTCEPRPGWQQTVEEQGLIYPLTRYPDDSLRPYWDESAYYVFSLEEIEALEEVVEDLHRMCLAAAGHIVTEDRFADLGITDPRIAHAVAEAWHRRAELPSVYGRFDLRYDGTGPAKLLEYNADTPTSLVEAASPQWFWMEDRFPGADQWNSLHERLIDAWKKQAALLPPGSPLYFAYSSADELGEDMMTVAYLKETAEQAGLATDWIAMEEIGWDRLSGRFVDNRLRFIRSIFKLYPWEWLTTDRFADHVLDTLDNGGGTGSTLWIEPAWKMLLSNKALLAILWELYPDHPNLLPAYLDGPRDLSAKGWVAKPLLGREGAGVTIHEPGSAPTPRDEPCCYQQLAPLPDFDGNRVVLGAWMVENESAGLGIRESSGLITDEYARFLPHVIL from the coding sequence ATGGAACGCCGGACCTGTGAGCCCCGCCCGGGATGGCAGCAGACCGTCGAGGAACAGGGCCTGATCTACCCCCTCACCCGCTACCCCGACGACTCCCTGCGCCCCTACTGGGACGAGAGCGCGTACTACGTCTTCTCCCTGGAGGAGATCGAGGCCCTCGAAGAGGTGGTCGAGGACCTCCACCGCATGTGCCTGGCCGCCGCCGGCCACATCGTCACCGAGGACCGCTTCGCCGACCTGGGCATCACCGACCCCCGCATCGCCCACGCGGTCGCCGAGGCCTGGCACCGCCGCGCCGAACTGCCCTCCGTCTACGGCCGTTTCGACCTCCGCTACGACGGCACCGGCCCGGCCAAGCTCCTGGAGTACAACGCCGACACCCCCACCTCGCTGGTCGAGGCCGCGTCCCCGCAGTGGTTCTGGATGGAGGACCGCTTCCCCGGCGCCGACCAGTGGAACTCCCTCCACGAGCGCCTCATCGACGCCTGGAAGAAGCAGGCCGCCCTCCTCCCGCCGGGCAGCCCCCTCTACTTCGCGTACTCCTCGGCGGACGAACTCGGCGAGGACATGATGACGGTCGCCTACCTCAAGGAGACCGCCGAACAGGCGGGCCTGGCCACCGACTGGATCGCCATGGAGGAGATCGGCTGGGACCGCCTCTCCGGCCGCTTCGTCGACAACCGCCTCCGCTTCATCCGCAGCATCTTCAAGCTCTACCCCTGGGAATGGCTCACCACCGACCGCTTCGCGGACCACGTCCTGGACACCCTCGACAACGGCGGCGGCACGGGCTCCACGCTGTGGATCGAGCCGGCCTGGAAGATGCTCCTCAGCAACAAGGCGCTCCTGGCGATCCTCTGGGAGCTGTACCCGGACCACCCGAACCTCCTCCCCGCGTACCTGGACGGCCCTCGCGACCTGTCCGCCAAGGGCTGGGTGGCCAAGCCCCTCCTCGGCCGGGAGGGCGCGGGCGTCACGATCCACGAGCCCGGCTCCGCCCCCACGCCCCGCGACGAACCCTGCTGCTACCAGCAGCTCGCCCCCCTCCCCGACTTCGACGGCAACCGGGTCGTCCTGGGCGCCTGGATGGTGGAGAACGAGTCGGCGGGCCTGGGCATCCGCGAGTCCTCGGGCCTGATAACGGACGAGTACGCGAGATTCCTGCCCCACGTGATCCTTTAG
- a CDS encoding 2'-5' RNA ligase family protein produces the protein MGTVTIGVSIAVPEPHGSELQQLRAGFGDAAAHGIPTHVTLLPPTEVDEASLPAVEAHLAEVAAAGRAFPMRLSGTGTFRPVSPVVFVRVVEGAEACTQLQQQVRDPAGPAPRELQFPYHPHVTVAHGIDDAAMDRAFEALAGYEAEWPCTGFALYEQGADGVWRKLREFPFGGSVVPPQNGRMERGSLPIR, from the coding sequence GTGGGGACCGTAACGATCGGTGTCTCGATCGCGGTCCCGGAGCCTCACGGCAGCGAGCTCCAGCAGCTGCGCGCGGGCTTCGGCGACGCCGCCGCTCACGGCATCCCCACGCATGTCACCCTGCTGCCGCCGACGGAGGTCGACGAGGCGTCCCTGCCGGCCGTCGAGGCGCATCTGGCCGAGGTCGCGGCGGCCGGCCGCGCGTTCCCCATGCGGCTGTCCGGCACCGGCACCTTCCGGCCCGTGTCGCCGGTGGTGTTCGTCCGGGTCGTCGAGGGCGCGGAGGCCTGCACGCAGCTCCAGCAGCAGGTCCGCGACCCCGCCGGGCCGGCCCCCCGCGAACTGCAGTTCCCGTACCACCCGCACGTCACCGTGGCGCACGGCATCGACGACGCGGCCATGGACCGCGCCTTCGAGGCCCTCGCCGGCTACGAGGCCGAGTGGCCCTGCACCGGCTTCGCCCTCTACGAGCAGGGTGCCGACGGCGTCTGGCGCAAGCTCCGCGAGTTCCCCTTCGGCGGCTCGGTGGTCCCCCCGCAGAACGGGCGGATGGAGCGCGGCTCCCTCCCCATCCGCTGA
- the pabB gene encoding aminodeoxychorismate synthase component I, with protein sequence MKTLLIDNYDSYTYNLFQLIAEVNGEEPVVLRNDAPVDGLPDLRAFDNLVVSPGPGHPGVARDFGIGSRLLATSPVPVLGVCLGHQGIALAEAGLVGPAPEPRHGHLSTIRHDGRDLFHGLPQHFTAVRYHSLAVREPLPETLEATAWAEDGVLMGLRHRSRPLWGVQFHPESVLTEYGYRMLVNFRNLTAERAGKLRTKNTAVPMPPAVRRRAVVPECETGIRRATGGAFGAVGARRPVVAAVFQVAAVSRGIAVPQGGAVGQGAVTLPGGAGALAFVGAAASPAATPTPGGAGGVASPSRGVPAARQGAAAEGGPCAPTPGGAGPMGADLLTTSISPTAGRETPAEGGPPAPAPGATAPAAERGTQAEGGLSAPTPGATCPTREATAPTRDTPATRQAASAEGGPTAPAPRAAAPTAGRETAAEGSTCTPMPGATGPGDVDAPATETGPSAEQDAGAEEAVSAPASGSAGISPGRGVPVGGRVAAGDTVGGDVSMPRATAGVGMPAPVIPRPRRPERVGYRLHTRRVTGAVDAEAVFGRMFAGSARAFWLDSSLVEPGRSRFSFLGDDQGPLAEFVRYDVDAGRCEIERAGRPVRRVRASVFDYLKRQLGNRRVDATGLPFDFTGGYVGYFGYEMKADCGSSNRHRSPAPDAAWLFADRVIAVDHEEGFTYAVCLAEDTPQAAREAADWLEGALAEISCVATGQQPSVPGPPPPADPGAAEPWLVRDRATYLADIEACREALRSGTSYEVCLTNAARLPAPPDALEFYRTLRRDNPAPYAAFLRFGELEVAGSSPERFLRIGRDGTAEARPIKGTAPRGDGPEEDARLRDALASDAKTRAENLMIVDLLRNDLGQVCRTGTVRVSKLMATETYATVHQLVSTVQGRLRPGTDAVDCVRACFPGGSMTGAPKLRTLEIIDSLETEARGVYSGALGYFGCGGGADLSIVIRTAVLADGVMHLGAGGAIVLDSDPEAEYDEMLLKTAAPMRALHQHTADRTGRQGPPGRTARAAGEARR encoded by the coding sequence GTGAAGACCCTGCTCATCGACAATTACGACTCGTACACGTACAACCTGTTCCAGCTGATCGCCGAGGTAAACGGCGAGGAGCCGGTGGTGCTCCGGAACGACGCGCCCGTCGACGGTCTTCCCGATCTCCGGGCGTTCGACAACCTCGTGGTGTCGCCGGGCCCCGGGCATCCGGGCGTGGCACGTGACTTCGGCATCGGGAGCAGGTTGCTCGCGACCTCCCCGGTTCCCGTGCTCGGTGTGTGTCTGGGGCATCAGGGCATCGCGCTCGCGGAGGCCGGGCTGGTGGGGCCCGCTCCGGAGCCGCGGCACGGGCATCTGTCCACGATCCGGCATGACGGACGGGACCTGTTCCACGGCCTGCCGCAGCACTTCACGGCCGTCCGCTACCACTCGCTGGCCGTGCGCGAGCCGCTGCCGGAGACGCTGGAGGCCACGGCCTGGGCGGAGGACGGCGTCCTGATGGGGCTCCGGCACCGCAGCCGGCCGTTGTGGGGAGTGCAGTTCCATCCCGAGTCGGTGCTCACGGAGTACGGGTACCGCATGCTCGTCAATTTCCGGAACCTCACCGCCGAGCGGGCCGGCAAGCTGCGCACGAAGAACACGGCCGTGCCGATGCCTCCGGCGGTTCGGCGGCGGGCGGTGGTGCCGGAGTGCGAGACGGGGATCCGGCGTGCGACAGGGGGTGCTTTCGGCGCCGTTGGCGCTCGTCGGCCCGTGGTTGCGGCCGTCTTCCAGGTCGCTGCGGTCAGCCGGGGCATTGCGGTTCCTCAGGGGGGCGCCGTCGGCCAGGGCGCGGTGACACTGCCCGGCGGGGCCGGGGCACTCGCCTTCGTCGGAGCCGCCGCGTCCCCCGCGGCGACTCCGACGCCCGGCGGGGCGGGCGGAGTCGCTTCACCGTCCCGGGGCGTCCCTGCCGCGCGGCAGGGGGCAGCCGCCGAGGGCGGCCCCTGCGCCCCGACGCCAGGTGGCGCCGGCCCGATGGGCGCGGACCTTCTTACGACCTCGATCTCCCCGACCGCGGGGCGAGAGACACCGGCCGAGGGCGGCCCACCCGCCCCGGCGCCCGGCGCAACCGCCCCCGCCGCGGAGCGGGGGACGCAAGCCGAGGGCGGCCTCTCCGCTCCGACACCCGGTGCCACCTGCCCGACCAGGGAAGCCACCGCTCCGACCCGAGACACCCCCGCCACGCGGCAGGCCGCATCCGCCGAAGGCGGCCCCACCGCCCCGGCACCCCGCGCAGCCGCCCCGACCGCAGGGCGAGAGACAGCCGCCGAGGGCAGCACCTGCACCCCGATGCCCGGTGCCACCGGCCCGGGCGACGTGGACGCCCCGGCGACCGAGACCGGTCCGTCCGCGGAGCAGGACGCGGGCGCCGAGGAGGCCGTGTCCGCACCCGCGTCCGGCAGCGCGGGTATCTCGCCGGGCCGCGGCGTCCCGGTCGGGGGGCGGGTGGCGGCCGGTGACACGGTCGGTGGCGACGTATCAATGCCCCGGGCCACCGCCGGAGTCGGCATGCCCGCTCCCGTCATCCCCCGCCCCCGGCGCCCGGAGCGGGTCGGGTATCGGCTGCACACGCGGCGGGTCACCGGGGCCGTGGACGCCGAGGCCGTTTTCGGGCGGATGTTCGCCGGGTCGGCGCGGGCCTTCTGGCTCGACAGTTCGCTGGTGGAGCCGGGGCGGTCGCGGTTCTCGTTCCTCGGGGACGATCAGGGGCCGCTCGCCGAGTTCGTGCGGTACGACGTCGACGCCGGACGGTGTGAGATCGAGCGGGCCGGGCGGCCCGTGCGGCGGGTCCGGGCAAGCGTGTTCGACTATCTGAAGCGGCAGTTGGGCAACCGCCGGGTGGACGCGACCGGGCTGCCGTTCGACTTCACCGGCGGGTACGTCGGCTACTTCGGCTACGAGATGAAGGCCGACTGCGGGTCGTCCAACCGGCACCGCTCCCCCGCCCCGGACGCCGCCTGGCTGTTCGCCGACCGGGTGATCGCGGTGGACCACGAGGAGGGCTTCACCTACGCCGTGTGCCTCGCGGAGGACACCCCGCAGGCCGCTCGGGAGGCCGCGGACTGGCTGGAGGGCGCGCTCGCCGAGATCTCCTGCGTGGCCACGGGGCAGCAGCCCTCGGTGCCCGGCCCACCGCCCCCGGCCGACCCCGGCGCAGCCGAGCCGTGGCTGGTGCGCGACCGGGCGACGTACCTCGCCGACATCGAGGCGTGCCGGGAGGCGCTGCGGTCCGGCACCAGCTACGAGGTCTGCCTGACGAACGCCGCCCGGTTACCCGCTCCGCCCGACGCACTGGAGTTCTACCGGACGCTGCGCCGCGACAACCCGGCTCCCTACGCGGCGTTCCTGAGGTTCGGGGAGCTGGAGGTGGCCGGTTCCTCGCCCGAGCGGTTCCTGCGGATCGGCCGGGACGGCACCGCCGAGGCCCGGCCCATCAAGGGCACCGCGCCCCGGGGCGACGGGCCGGAGGAGGACGCCCGGCTACGGGACGCGCTCGCGTCGGACGCCAAGACCCGGGCCGAGAACCTGATGATCGTGGACCTGCTGCGCAACGACCTGGGGCAGGTCTGCCGGACCGGGACCGTGCGGGTATCCAAGCTGATGGCGACGGAGACGTACGCCACCGTGCACCAGTTGGTGTCGACCGTGCAGGGCAGGCTGCGGCCCGGCACGGACGCGGTGGACTGTGTGCGGGCCTGCTTCCCGGGCGGGTCGATGACCGGCGCGCCGAAGCTGCGCACGCTGGAGATCATCGACTCGCTGGAGACCGAGGCCCGCGGTGTCTACTCCGGCGCCCTCGGCTACTTCGGCTGCGGGGGCGGCGCGGACCTCAGCATCGTGATCCGGACCGCGGTCCTCGCCGACGGCGTGATGCATCTGGGCGCGGGCGGCGCGATCGTGCTCGACTCCGATCCGGAGGCGGAGTACGACGAGATGCTGCTGAAGACGGCGGCCCCGATGCGGGCCCTGCACCAGCACACCGCCGACCGGACGGGGCGGCAGGGCCCGCCGGGGCGGACGGCCCGGGCGGCCGGGGAGGCCCGGCGATGA
- a CDS encoding glycine hydroxymethyltransferase — protein MSAEPLSPASTAYRAALDVIRAVEPRVADAIGQEVADQREMLKLIASENYASPATLLAMGNWFSDKYAEGTIGRRFYAGCRNVDTVESLAAEHAKELFGARHAYVQPHSGIDANLVAFWAVLGARVEVPFLEKTGVRQINDLTDADWAELRQAFGNQRMLGMSLDAGGHLTHGFRPNISGKMFDQRSYGTDPATGLIDYEALRTSAREFKPLIIVAGYSAYPRVVNFRIMREIADEVGATLMVDMAHFAGLVAGKVLTGDFDPVPHAQIVTTTTHKSLRGPRGGMVLCDDSLKDQVDRGCPMVLGGPLPHVMAAKAVALAEARQESFRDYAQRIVDNSRALAEGLMRRGATLVTGGTDNHLNLIDVASSYGLTGRQAEAALLDSGIVTNRNAIPADPNGAWYTSGIRIGTPALTTRGLGTAEMDEVAGLIDRVLTTAEAGTTKSGAPSKASHVLDAKVADEISQRATDLVAGFPLYPEIDLG, from the coding sequence ATGTCAGCCGAGCCCCTCTCCCCCGCTTCCACCGCCTACCGCGCCGCCCTCGACGTGATCCGCGCCGTCGAACCCCGCGTGGCGGACGCCATCGGCCAGGAGGTCGCCGACCAGCGCGAGATGCTCAAGCTGATCGCCTCCGAGAACTACGCCTCCCCGGCCACGCTCCTGGCGATGGGCAACTGGTTCAGCGACAAGTACGCCGAGGGCACCATCGGCCGCCGCTTCTACGCCGGCTGCCGCAACGTCGACACCGTCGAGTCCCTCGCCGCCGAGCACGCCAAGGAGCTCTTCGGCGCCCGCCACGCCTATGTCCAGCCGCACTCCGGCATCGACGCCAACCTCGTCGCCTTCTGGGCCGTCCTCGGCGCCCGCGTCGAGGTGCCCTTCCTGGAGAAGACCGGCGTCCGCCAGATCAACGACCTCACGGACGCCGACTGGGCCGAACTCCGCCAGGCCTTCGGCAACCAGCGCATGCTCGGCATGTCCCTGGACGCCGGCGGCCACCTCACCCACGGCTTCCGCCCGAACATCTCCGGCAAGATGTTCGACCAGCGCTCCTACGGCACCGACCCGGCCACGGGACTCATCGACTACGAGGCGCTGCGCACCTCCGCCCGCGAGTTCAAGCCGCTGATCATCGTCGCGGGCTACTCCGCCTACCCCCGCGTGGTGAACTTCCGCATCATGCGGGAGATCGCCGACGAGGTCGGCGCGACGCTCATGGTCGACATGGCGCACTTCGCCGGCCTGGTCGCGGGCAAGGTCCTCACCGGCGACTTCGACCCGGTCCCGCACGCCCAGATCGTCACGACCACCACCCACAAGTCGCTGCGCGGCCCCCGCGGCGGCATGGTCCTGTGCGACGACTCGCTGAAGGACCAGGTCGACCGCGGCTGCCCGATGGTTCTCGGCGGCCCGCTCCCGCACGTCATGGCCGCCAAGGCCGTGGCCCTCGCCGAGGCCCGCCAGGAGTCCTTCCGCGACTACGCCCAGCGCATCGTCGACAACTCCCGTGCGCTGGCCGAGGGCCTGATGCGCCGCGGCGCGACCCTGGTGACGGGCGGCACGGACAACCACCTGAACCTGATCGACGTCGCCTCCTCCTACGGCCTCACCGGCCGCCAGGCCGAGGCCGCCCTGCTCGACTCGGGCATCGTCACCAACCGCAACGCCATCCCCGCCGACCCGAACGGCGCCTGGTACACCTCCGGCATCCGCATCGGCACCCCCGCGCTGACCACCCGTGGCCTGGGCACCGCCGAGATGGACGAGGTCGCCGGCCTCATCGACCGCGTCCTCACCACCGCGGAGGCGGGCACGACCAAGTCGGGCGCCCCCTCCAAGGCGTCCCACGTCCTCGACGCGAAGGTCGCGGACGAGATCTCCCAGCGCGCCACCGACCTCGTGGCCGGTTTCCCGCTCTACCCGGAGATCGACCTCGGCTGA
- a CDS encoding antibiotic biosynthesis monooxygenase: MTSNPVTVTVAYHVTPGRAADFHSWGWAMLGATARQPGFLGGGVLVDGGAEWHVVYRFASEGSALAWEKSSSREQWDARLDGVARETERRRVPGARAWFDAQTLTPAPPTPPSKWKLWFVNMSAVFPPVLLFNLTVLPYLGDLNALFRTLLLCLCVTALVTWILMPRLQRFFRKWLYPSLQALRGRHKRRAA; the protein is encoded by the coding sequence GTGACCAGTAATCCCGTCACGGTCACCGTGGCCTATCACGTGACGCCGGGCCGTGCGGCCGACTTCCACTCCTGGGGGTGGGCCATGCTGGGCGCGACCGCGCGGCAGCCGGGGTTTCTTGGGGGTGGGGTACTTGTCGACGGAGGGGCGGAATGGCATGTCGTCTATCGCTTCGCCAGCGAGGGTTCGGCCCTGGCCTGGGAGAAATCGTCCTCCCGGGAGCAGTGGGACGCCCGGCTGGACGGGGTCGCCCGGGAGACGGAGCGCCGGAGGGTGCCGGGCGCCCGGGCCTGGTTCGACGCGCAGACGCTGACGCCCGCGCCGCCGACTCCGCCGTCCAAATGGAAACTGTGGTTCGTGAATATGAGCGCCGTTTTTCCACCGGTGCTCCTGTTCAATCTGACGGTGCTTCCCTATCTCGGTGACCTCAACGCACTGTTTCGCACGCTGTTGTTGTGTCTGTGTGTGACGGCCCTTGTCACCTGGATTCTCATGCCGCGGCTCCAGCGTTTCTTCAGGAAATGGCTTTACCCGTCGCTCCAGGCACTGCGCGGGCGGCACAAACGCCGGGCCGCATAG
- the trpS gene encoding tryptophan--tRNA ligase yields the protein MASDRPRVLSGIQPTAGSFHLGNYLGAVRQWVALQETHDAFYMVVDLHAITIPQDPKDLRANTRLAAAQLLAAGLDPDRCTLFVQSHVPEHAQLAWIMNCLTGFGEAGRMTQFKDKSAKQGAERASVGLFTYPILQVADILLYQAHEVPVGEDQRQHIELTRDLATRFNGRFGETFTLPKPYILKETAKIYDLQDPSIKMSKSASTPKGLINLLDEPKATAKKVKSAVTDTDTVIRYDAENKPGVSNLLTIYSTLTGESIAELEEKYTGKMYGALKTDLAEIMVDFVTPFRERTQQYLDDPETLDSILAKGAEKARAVAAETLAQAYDKVGFLPAKH from the coding sequence ATGGCCTCTGACCGACCTCGCGTGCTCTCCGGGATCCAGCCCACCGCCGGCTCGTTCCACCTCGGCAACTACCTCGGCGCCGTCCGCCAGTGGGTGGCCCTGCAGGAGACTCACGACGCGTTCTACATGGTCGTCGACCTGCACGCGATCACCATCCCGCAGGACCCGAAGGACCTGCGCGCGAACACGCGCCTGGCCGCGGCCCAGCTCCTCGCGGCGGGTCTCGACCCGGACCGCTGCACGCTCTTCGTGCAGAGCCACGTCCCCGAGCACGCCCAGCTCGCCTGGATCATGAACTGCCTCACCGGCTTCGGCGAGGCCGGCCGGATGACCCAGTTCAAGGACAAGTCCGCCAAGCAGGGCGCCGAGCGCGCCTCGGTCGGCCTGTTCACGTACCCGATCCTCCAGGTCGCGGACATCCTGCTCTACCAGGCCCACGAGGTCCCGGTCGGCGAGGACCAGCGCCAGCACATCGAGCTCACCCGTGACCTCGCCACGCGCTTCAACGGCCGCTTCGGCGAGACCTTCACCCTCCCGAAGCCGTACATCCTCAAGGAGACGGCGAAGATCTACGACCTTCAGGACCCGTCGATCAAGATGAGCAAGTCGGCGTCCACGCCGAAGGGCCTCATCAACCTCCTCGACGAGCCGAAGGCCACGGCCAAGAAGGTCAAGAGCGCCGTCACCGACACCGACACGGTGATCCGCTACGACGCCGAGAACAAGCCGGGCGTCAGCAACCTCCTGACGATCTACTCGACCCTCACCGGCGAGAGCATCGCCGAGCTGGAGGAGAAGTACACCGGCAAGATGTACGGCGCGCTCAAGACGGACCTCGCCGAGATCATGGTCGACTTCGTCACGCCGTTCCGGGAGCGCACCCAGCAGTACCTGGACGACCCCGAGACGCTCGACTCGATCCTCGCCAAGGGCGCCGAGAAGGCCCGCGCGGTCGCCGCCGAGACCCTCGCGCAGGCGTACGACAAGGTCGGCTTCCTGCCCGCCAAGCACTGA